Proteins from one Setaria italica strain Yugu1 chromosome V, Setaria_italica_v2.0, whole genome shotgun sequence genomic window:
- the LOC101754620 gene encoding ubiquitin-conjugating enzyme E2 7 isoform X2, with product MAATTSQASLLLQKQLRDLAKHPVDGFSAGLVDDSNVFEWQVTIIGPPDTLYDGGYFNAIMSFPQNYPNSPPSVRFTSEMWHPNVYPDGRVCISILHPPGEDPNGYELASERWTPVHTVESIVLSIISMLSSPNDESPANIEAAKEWREKREDFKKKVRRIVRKSQEML from the exons ATGGCGGCCACCACCAGCCAGGCAAGCCTCCTCCTCCAGAAGCAGCTCAGAG ATCTAGCGAAGCACCCGGTGGATGGGTTCTCGGCTGGGCTGGTCGACGACAGCAACGTGTTCGAGTGGCAGGTCACCATCATCGGCCCGCCCGACACCCTATA TGATGGAGGGTACTTCAATGCTATAATGAGCTTCCCTCAAAATTACCCGAACAGCCCACCATCAGTCAGATTTACATCTGAAATGTGGCATCCGAATG TTTATCCTGATGGGCGGGTGTGTATCTCTATTCTTCATCCACCTGGTGAAGATCCCAACGGCTATGAGCTTGCCAGTGAGCGTTGGACACCTGTGCATACA GTTGAAAGTATAGTTCTAAGCATTATTTCTATGCTCTCTAGTCCAAATGACGAGTCTCCAGCAAATATTGAGGCAGCT AAAGAGTGGAGGGAGAAGAGGGAGGACTTCAAGAAAAAGGTTAGGCGCATCGTGCGGAAATCACAGGAAATGCTCTGA
- the LOC101754620 gene encoding ubiquitin-conjugating enzyme E2 7 isoform X1, protein MAATTSQASLLLQKQLRDLAKHPVDGFSAGLVDDSNVFEWQVTIIGPPDTLYTVLYWPNGLASSGAISDGGYFNAIMSFPQNYPNSPPSVRFTSEMWHPNVYPDGRVCISILHPPGEDPNGYELASERWTPVHTVESIVLSIISMLSSPNDESPANIEAAKEWREKREDFKKKVRRIVRKSQEML, encoded by the exons ATGGCGGCCACCACCAGCCAGGCAAGCCTCCTCCTCCAGAAGCAGCTCAGAG ATCTAGCGAAGCACCCGGTGGATGGGTTCTCGGCTGGGCTGGTCGACGACAGCAACGTGTTCGAGTGGCAGGTCACCATCATCGGCCCGCCCGACACCCTATA CACGGTTCTATACTGGCCTAATGGACTAGCAAGCAGTGGAGCTATTAG TGATGGAGGGTACTTCAATGCTATAATGAGCTTCCCTCAAAATTACCCGAACAGCCCACCATCAGTCAGATTTACATCTGAAATGTGGCATCCGAATG TTTATCCTGATGGGCGGGTGTGTATCTCTATTCTTCATCCACCTGGTGAAGATCCCAACGGCTATGAGCTTGCCAGTGAGCGTTGGACACCTGTGCATACA GTTGAAAGTATAGTTCTAAGCATTATTTCTATGCTCTCTAGTCCAAATGACGAGTCTCCAGCAAATATTGAGGCAGCT AAAGAGTGGAGGGAGAAGAGGGAGGACTTCAAGAAAAAGGTTAGGCGCATCGTGCGGAAATCACAGGAAATGCTCTGA